The uncultured Methanobrevibacter sp. genome includes the window TTTGAATGAGTTGATTTCACCTTTCAGTTCTCTAATCTTTCCTTCCATTTGGCGATTGGTGATGTTGGTTTTGAGCTGTTCACCTTCAATACTTCTTAGCTTTTCCATTAGTTCATCAACGGTCTTTTCATTTTCCTGCTTTAAAAATTCAATTGTTTCAATTAATTCCTCTCTAGAAGCATCACTGTTAGTTTCCATTCAATCATCTCCCATTGAATTAACATTTGGTGAATGTTAACATTAACATTAACGGTTGATGTTCGCTATTTTGAAGTTAATTTGACAATTGGATATATCACTATTTTAAAATTTGCTGTAGAATTTGAAATGTCAATGTTAATGTAAAAGAGATACAATTAAATTAAAGATAGGCGGGTATCTATCTAATTGCATGACCGGAATTCAGTAATGCTTAAAAAGTTTGTATTATGGTTTAAGATTTTTTCTATCATTTTTTTATCAGCTGAAATGAATATCAAATCGTCATGGTTTTTTCCGCAGTCGTGAGCATCGATGACTATTTTGCAGTCAGGCTTGTGAACACCCCATTTGTATAATTTTTTTGCATAATCTAAATATTTTAAATAGTTGTTTAAACCGCAATCATGCAAAATTAAAATGTTTTCCAGTCGTGATTCTCGTGTATAATATATTAGTTCAAAATAATTTATAAAAACTGAAAATTTTGATGAAATGATTCCAGAAATACCTTCTGAAAAGCCATATTTCTCCCAAAAATGTTCAAGAATTTTTTGTTTTTTAGTTCTATCTAAGTTACATTCTCCTGTTCTTTTAAGAAGATATTTTTCAAAATCGTAATAGTTTATAAAATCTTTATTATTAATGTTTAGCAAATCTTCTGATGTTTCCAAGAAATTTGTCACTTCATCAATAATGTCTCCTAATTTTTCATCATACTCTTTTTTAACTAAGTTGGACCAAAAAATATTGTCTTTTTCATGTTTTTTAAAAAATTTAATTGCATTTTCATGCCATTTGTCATGAATAACGGTGTAGGCTATAGGTATGTTAGTATCAGTGAAAAATTGCATTCATCTCATTCCATTAATGTTTTATGAATATTATAAATCTCTTTTTCATTATATTCTCCGTCAGGATGGTAAATATTGAGATAAAACTCACGTCGATACTTGTGGCATCTTCTTTTAAATGAAATTTGTCGTGTTTCATATAATTCTAATTCTTTTTGAGAAAATTCTTTATTTAATTTAATTCTTGCATCCCATATTTCCATAAAAAAGTCAAATAACTCTAATGCGAAGTCATAATGGCCATAATTTTTGTCTTCACAATTTTGGTAAATGATGTGTAATATTTTCCTTTTTATGAAACGGAAATAAGCAAATTCATTGCTGAAAGATTTAATGTTGCGTAATTTATCGGCAATTTCGTTAAATTTTTCTTTTAATTCAAAGTATACTTTAAATTTTGAAGATTTTACACTAAAAAATGAGTTTAGTTTGTCAAATCCTTCTTTTATCATTATTTTTATGGTATTTAGTGTTTCTGTGTCATAAACAATGGAAATGTTTTTGTTGATGTTCATATTGTTCACCTTTAAAATTGGTTTGGTTGTATTTATATTCTGATTATATTTAAATATTTTCATTTATAACTATTTTAAAGGTAATATTTTAGGTAACTGGATAATTTAAATACTTATTTCTTAAATTGCAGTCATTTGGTAAAATTGTTGTGACTTTGTAAAATTGTTGTCAAATATCCATTGACATTAACGTCAGCAATTTGCATTTTTCAATGAGTTTTACCTGCAGGATATATACCCCAGTTCAAAAATCAGATGTGAATTTCAAAAGCTTAGTGTTAATGAAAAATAAGGTCTTTTAACTTAAAATTAAAAATGAAAATTTTTTCTTGTTTTTGAGGTTTTTGAATTTTTTGAGGCAATGATTTATACAACATTAAAAATAAAAAAAGAAGTTAAATAGATAAGAATATCTATTTGATTAAGTCGGAATCGGATTGATCCAACCATTCGTTTACGATTTTTACTGCACAGAAGTTACCGCACATGGTACAGGTGTCTTCTTCTTCAGGAGGTCTTTGATCCCTTTTTGCACGTGCAGCTTCCGGAAACATTGCACAGGCATATTGTGCTTCCCAATCGAGATTTTTACGAGCTTCAGCCATTGCTAAGTCTTGTGAACCGTCGATTTGGCCACTTGCCAGGTCTCCAGCGTAAGCTCCGATTTTGGTTGCAATTACTCCTTCTCTTACGTCATCAGGGTTAGGTAAAGCCAAATGTTCTGCAGGAGTTACGTAACAGATGAAGTCTGCTCCGGCTTTTGCAGAGGATGCTGCACCGATTGCGGATACGATGTGGTCGTAACCTGGTGCTACGTCACATACAATAGGTCCTAACATGTAGAAAGGAGCGTTGGAACACATTTTCTTTTGAATCATTACATTTGTTGGAATTTCATTGATTGGAATGTGTCCTGGTCCTTCAATCATACATTGGTTGAATCGGCAATGGACCCTGCTCTCATACCGTTTGCAAGTGAAAGAACTACGTCATGTTCTTTTGCAATTTCTAAAACATAATCGAAGTTAGCGTATAATGGGTTTTCCTGTTCATTTTCAACAATCCATCCGGACATGAATGAACCTCCTCTTGAGACGAGTCCGGTTACACGGCCTTGCCTTTTGAGTCTGGTTAAAGTTTCAATGTTAATACTACTGTGGACTGCCATAAAGTCAATACCATCTTTTGCCTGTTTTTCGATGGTGTTGAATAAATCATCTTCAGTCATGTAAACTACAGAGCCGTCTCTTCTGATACTTTCAATAGCTGCCTGATAAACAGGTACTGAACCTACTGGTAATGGAGACATGTCTAAAACTCTGTTTCTTATTACGTCTAAGTCTCCTCCGATACTTAATTCCATTAAACAGTCTGCACCGTTGTCTATTGCGATTTGTGCTTTTAATACTTCTTCATCAAAGTTAACGATATCGGTTGAAGTACCTACAGTTGCATTTACTTTGGTTCTTAATCCTGCACCAATACCTGATGCTTCAATATCTCTATTAACGTTACTTGGTATTACAATGGTACCTTCAGCTACTGATTTTAAGATGAAATCTTCTGAAACACCTTCAATTTCTGCAACATGTTTCATTTCATCTGTTAAAATGCCTTTTTTTGCATCACTAATTTGTGTCATTATTCTCCTCCTTAATTAATAGATTAAACAGTCAAATTTATATTACTATTTTCTCATTATAGATTGATATTGTGTTATTTTTATTTAATAGTATTTAAATTAATTGGATTATTGTTAATTCAAACTTTATTGATATATATAAATTTTTTTTTAAAAAATAGTAATTCTTCATTTAGTATTTCAAAATTAAAGCCTTATTGATAATAATAAAGTATACTTTAAAAAAAGTTAAGGAAATGGATTTAGTAAAATCCATTCATTCTCTCAAATGCATCATCGAAACTAGGCATGTTGGTTTGACAGCCTTGTTGTTCTATAATAAAAGAAGATACTGCAGATGCAAATTTAGCGGATTCTTCTAATGATGCGCCATTTAAGAATCTTGACAGGAATCCTGCTCTGTAGGAATCTCCTGCACCTGTCGGATCGACTGCTTCTGTTTTTATAGCGTCGATTTTAATTTTTTCTTCATTTGAGTAAATTTCACTGCCTTGTGCTCCACAGGTTTTAACAATGATTTTAGGTCCTAATTCCCTAAGTCCATTTAAATCAAGCTCCAGTGCATCAAGGATTCTTTCAATTTCATGATGATTGCAGAAAAGGATTGTAGTGTTTTCCAAAACATCAATCAATTTTTTAGTATCATACATTCCAAGGTCCTGGCCCGGATCAAATGAAACAAGCAAATCTTCATTTTTAGCTTCTTCGGAACATTTCCAGTTGAAATCAGGATCGCCTGTTGCCAAGTGTATTGCTTGAGCATTTTTAATTGCAGATGAAGGAACTTTGCTTTCTGCAAATTCACGGGCAGCTCCCCAGTAGAAATAACTGATCTGGTCATCATTGTCATCGGTGAGGACGAATGCGGTTGGTGTTGCTTCACCTGGAACAATGATTAATGAATCGGTATCAATACCTAAATTTTGCATATGTTCAAAGTATTCGCTTTTCTTAAAGTCACCGCCAACAGCTGAAACCAATGATGTTTTCAATCCGAGGTTTGCACCAACACACGCAACATTGGCTGCTGCACCACCATTAAAGGTTTTCATATTGGTAATTGGAGCTGAAAAGTTTGCTTTTGGAAATTCAGGCACTCTAATAATGTAATCATGAGCAGAGTGGCCAATTGCTAATAAATCTCTGTTTTTTGCCATAATATCGCCTTTTTATATTTCAATATAATATTGTGCTTTCTCATTATTTAATCTTTTGAAAGTAATAAAAAACACATCTGTGAAATTTCACATTGTCACTGAAACTACTATATATAATATATTATATAATCTATTTTTGCAAGAGCATTTGAGAAGTAATTTTTCAGATAGGTATGAAGCCCTGATTTTTAATTGATTCCTGACCCTCATTTAATATAAAGTCAATAAACTCATCAACTTCGCTTTTATCTTCGTTAACTTTAATTAAACTGATTACATGGCGTGTATCGAATTTTAATATTTCATTTCCTTTAAAATAACTTGCATTTAAAAAACAATGCAGGTTTTCTGAGTTTCTAACCAATTTAAAAGCATCAAACTGGGATGTGAGTTTATATTTGATATTGTATTCTATATCATAATGCTTCAGTGTGTTCCATGCAAGCCTTTGGGCCGAGCCTGTAACATTTACAAAATCCAGATTTCTCAAATCGCTGATATTTTTTATCTCCTCACAGTTCGGGCTTGAAATCAGAACAAGATAGTCATAGGCTATCGGTGTAAAATCGATATCTCTTTCATATGCTATAAGGGGATCGTCCAATGTTAAAATATCTACTGCACCTCTTCTTGCAAGCTCGAATGCATCCTTGTCTGAACTGCTGTAGATGTTCGTATTGAATGGATGCTTAATGCTTTCCAGAAGTCCGGAGCTTATATGTCCTCCGGCAATGTTCAGGTTGTTTGTAGTTTCAATTTTTATTATGTATTTTTGAAATTCTTCAAGTAAATCAAGGCCGTCTCTTGTAAGTATTGTGCCGTTTCCCACTTTTTCAGTAATTTTAAAACCTAATTTTTCTTCAGCTTTAAGCAATCTTCTGTTAAAGACTGTATGGGATATGTTTAATTCTTTTGCAGATTGTCTTTGTGATTTTGTTTTGGATAGTGATTCTAGGCTTTGGTACAATTTATAGCTATAAATTTCACCATTTATATCTAGGCTTATCAGTCCTTTGCTATGAAATTTCATTAATTATATATAAAGCAGAATCATAATATAAAATATATTGTTTTAACTTTTTGGGTAGATATAATGGAAATAATGAAAGATTCAATTCAGGCGATATTGAATAATATTGAAAATGCTGTAGAATATCTTGATGAAGAAACTATAGAAGAATTTGAAAATGTGATTATCAGTGCCAAAAATGTTTTTGTAACTGGTGCGGGAAGGTCTGGTCTTGCAGCTAAGGCATTTGCCATGAGATTAATGCATTTGGGAATAAGTGCATATGTTGTTGGTGAAACTATTTCTCCTGCTATTTATGAAAAAGACTGCATTATAGCTATTTCAGGTTCCGGTGAAACTAACACTATCGTTTCTGCAGCGAATATTGCTAAAAGTAGGGGTGCCAAAGTATTGGCTGTCACTTCCTATCCTGATTCAACTCTTGGTCAATTGGCTGACGGTTATCTTTTTGTTAAAGGAAGAACCAAACAGGAAGTGGATGATGAAAACTATATGAAACGTCAGATTCATGGTAACTATACTTCACTTACTCCTTTGGGAACAGCGTTTGAACTGACTACTTTAGTGTTTTTAGATGCAGTAGTTTCTGAATTGATGGATAAGATGCATCAGACTGAATCTGATTTGAAAAACAGACATGCAGTGATGGAGTAATTTTAGTCAAAAATTACTCTGTTCTGATTATTATATATATTACAGCGTTGGCCTCTTAAAAATCCGACCAGTGTAATATTTCCTTTTTTTGCAATATTGTATCCTGAATTTGCAGGGGCGGCATTAGACGCCAGAATAGGCACACCTGCTCTTGTCATTTTTATAACCATGTCCGCAGGCATTCTTCCGCTATATATTACATAGGAATGTGTTAAATCAAAATCATTCAATAGCCCATAACCAATAACCTTGTCCACAGCAACATGTCTACTTACGTCTTCTTTTACAATAAACTGATCTTTATAGACAATTCCGGCAACGTGTGTTCCTCCGGTGGCCTGCCAGATTTCAGCATTGTTTTTTAACTCTTCGATTCTGTCAATCAGTTCACTGACACTGACTTGAAAATCGGATTCAACGGGATTGACATGTTTGATTTTACTTCTCCATCCTCCTGCAGAGTCAGAACATAAAACGGTTTCATTTGTTTTCAAAAGGGTATCGTCAATTTCCACATTAATCTGAGATCCGTCAACTTCTATCTTTTTTATGTCATCAAGTGTTTTTACCATGTTCTCATTGAGAAGATATCCTACTGCAAATTCTTCAAGAGAATCTTCAATGGCAGATAAGCTGCGGCTAATGTCATTGTTAATTGTCAGTGTAATGGTTTCATCAAGTACGACTTTTTCTTCAACTTCTTTTGCTTTTCCATTTTTATAGTTGATTGCTTCAATTGTTTCGACTTTCATAATAATCCTCAAAACAATATATAATAATTATTTTTATTAATTTTTCGATATTTTTGAGGATTTATGCTATATTTCATTGATGTGAATGGTATGAGTAAACGAGTTTTAATTTTTTAAGTAAAATTTAAGTTATATTGATTTGAGTTAAATTTTCTTTCGAAAAAGTATTTTATTCGATTTAATCAAAGTTTGTTTGATATTATACGAATATTTATTATAATTTTAGGTCAATAAAAAAATATTTTCATTGTTTATTTTTTGTAAATTTTTTACCAACGATTAGGCCTTTTTTAGCTAAAAGTGATATGAAATTATATTATAATCGATATTTTAGAAACACTCTATACTGCATTTATTTTTAGATTACAAGTTAAAAAATACTTTTTTTTAGAATTACTTGATAAAATTTTATTATAAACCAGTAATATGGATAATCAAAAGGTAATTAATAAAAAAATAGATATGTATCGTTATGAAAAAAAATTTATAATGATTAATTATTACAATTATATATAATTCAATTCTCCTATTTAAATATTTCTTTTAGCTTCATATAACAAAGCCTTTTTATATATTAAAGCTAAACATATTATCATAATACTTTGAATTAATCTTATTTATGGGATTCCATAGTATTATTTTAAAAATTAAAAAAAGGGAATAAGAGGTTGATAAAATGAGTTCATCTTTTAAAAGTCCAGTAGATACTGCGAAAGCAATTTCCGGAACTGCTGGCGCAAAAAACTCTGCAAATATTGTTAATGTAATATTACTCTCCTTTTTAGCAGGAGCTTATATTGCATTCGGTGGTTTATTAGCTATCGTAGCTAGTGCAGGAATGTTAAAAGCAGGCGCACCTATGGGTTTAGAAAAATTCGTATTCGGTGCAGTGTTCCCTGTAGGTTTAATCATTGTTGTAATTGCAGGATCTGAGTTATTTACAGGAAATGTAATGTTTATGACTTTAGGTCTTTTAGATGGTAATGCTTCCGCTGGAGGTCTCGCTAAAAACTGGGTTATCAGTTGGATCTTCAACTTCGTTGGTGCATTATTCGTAGCATACGTTCTCGCTTTCATGGGCGGAATTGTCCCTGCTGATCCTTCTAACGCTATTGCCGCTAAAGCAATTGCAGTATCTGAGGCCAAAGTTAAACTGAGCTTTACTGCAGCCTTAATTAGAGGTATAGGTTGTAACTGGCTTGTATGTTTAGCTGTTTGGTTAGCTAATGCATCTGATGATGTAATTGGTAAAATCGTCGGTATTTGGTTCCCAATCATGGCGTTTGTATGTATCGGATTTGAGCACAGTGTTGCAAACATGTTCTTCATTCCGTTAGGTATGTTCTTAGGCGCTGAAGGAGTAAACTGGAGCAGTATTATTATTGGTAACTTAGTACCAGTTACTCTTGGTAACATTATCGGTGGAGCTATCTTTGTAGCATGTATCTATTGGTACACCTACTTAAAAGGATAAGCTTGTAAATTAAAATTTAAAGAAGCTTTTTAAAGCTTCTTTTTTTAAATTATTTAAAAAATAATATATTTTGGAGATTATAAAATGGTTGAAATAAAATATGTACCAACAATCTGTCCGTACTGTGGTACTGGTTGTGGACTCAACTTCGTTGTAAAAGACGGTAAAATTGTTGGTGTAGAACCTTTAAAAAGACACCCTGTAAACGAGGGTAAAGTATGTCCAAAAGGTAACTTTGGATATCAGTTTATTAATAGGGAAGACAGATTAACTACTCCTTTAATAAAAGAAAATGGTGAATTTAGAGAAGCTTCTTGGGATGAAGCATTAGACCTTGTTGCTAACAAACTCAAAGAAGTATCTGACGAAGATCCTAACAAAGTTGGATTTTACGCATGTGCTCGTTCACCTAACGAAAACATTTACATTACTCAGAAATTAGCAAGAGTAGCTTGTGGTACTCAAAACGTAGACCACTGTGCACGTATTTGTCACGGTCCTACTGTAGCAGGTTTAGCTACTACTTTCGGTTCCGGTGCTATGACCAACGGATTCGACAGTATTAAAGAAGCTGACTACATTTTCTGTATTGGATCAAACAACATGGAAGCACACCCATTATTTGGACGTAAATTAATCCAAGCTAAACAAAATGGTGCTAAATTAGTTGTATTAGACCCAAGATTCACTCCTACTGCTAAAATTGCAGATGAATATGTTCAATTTGAAACTGGTACTGACGTAGCTTTAATGAACGCTATGATTAAAGTCATCATTGACAAAGACTTACAAGATGATGAATTTATCGCAAACAGAACCAAAGGTTTCGAAGAAATGAAAGAAACCGTACAAAAATACACTTTAGACATGGCTTCCGAAATTACCGGAATCAAACCTGAAGTTATTGAACACTTAGCTGTAGAATACGCATCTGCTGACAAAGCAGCTATCGTATACTCCTTAGGTATTACCGAACACTCTCACGGTGCTGATAACGTAATGTCCACTGCAAACCTCGCAATGTTAACTGGTAACATTGGTAGACAAGGTACTGGTGTAAACCCATTAAGAGGACAAAACAACGTACAAGGTGCTTGTAAGTTAAAGACCCAGAAACCACCGCATGGTTCAACGACTACTACAGTGGAGAAGGTTACGAAGTAAACTTACCAACCACTCCTGGTTTAACTTTAGTAGAAATGATGAACGCTGCTCACGCTGGTGACTTAAAAGTATTATACATCCACGGGGAAGACCCAGTTCTCTCTGATGCAGATGTACAACACACCAAAGAAGCACTCGCTAACTTAGAAATGTTAGTTGTTCAAGAATGTTTCTTAACCGATACCGCACAATGTGCTGATGTTGTATTACCTGCAGCAGGTTGGGGTGAACAAGAAGGTACCTTCACCAGTGGTGAAAGAAGAGTACAATGCTTACACAAAGCTCAAGAACCTCCTGAAGGCGCATGGGGCAGGTATGGACCGTAAAAGATTAGACACTCCAGAAGCACTCCACTGGCCTTGTCCTTCTGAAGACGACCCATGTCAACCATTAATGCACAAAGAAAAATTCGCACACCCTGATGGTTTAGGTGTATTCCAAGCATTAGAACACAAAGGTCCTGTTGAAACTGTAGATGATGAATACCCATTATTATTAACTACTACAAGGATTTTATTCCACTACCACGCAGCAATGACCAGAAGATGTGAAACCTTAAACAATGAGGTAAAAACTGGATTCATCGAAATCAACACTAAAGATGCTGAAGCAAGAGGAATTATTAACGGTGAAGTAGTAAGAGCATTCTCTAGAAGAGGAGAAATCGCAATTCCTGCTCGTGTAACTGATGACATCAGAGAAGGTATTGTAAACATTCCAATGCACTTTGTAGAATGTGCTGCAAATGTATTAACTAACTCCGATTCTTTCGACCCTAAATCCAAAATGGTTGAATTAAAAGCTTGTGCTATTAATGTAGAAAAACTCCCTGAAAAAGTAGAAATGAAAGGAGAAGTCTACAAAGATGGTACCGACACTGAAATTAAAGCTGAAAACATGGCTACTACTACCGTAAAAGTAGGTAAATAAATTGGGAGTAGATTTAAATGAGCGCAAAAATTAACGATATGTACTACGCATACTCTGCTATAGACGATATCAAAGAAAAAGGAGAGTACGGTGGAGTAGTAACCACTATCATGAAATACTTATTAGAAGAAGGTATCGTTGACGGTGTTGTAGGTGTAACCCAAGGTCACGATATTTATGATGGTGTACCAACTCTCGTAACTGACCCTGCTGATGTTATTAAAACTGCAGGTTCCATTCACTGTGGTACTTTAAACATTGCTAAATTTGTATCCAAATACTTAGATGGTGCAAGAGACATGAAACTCGCTGTTGCATGTAAACCTTGTGATGCAATGACCATCCGTGAATTAATGAAAAAAGGCAAAATCATCGAAGATAACGTGATTATGATTGGTGTAAACTGTGGTGGAACTATGTCACCTGTTCCAACCATGAACATGATTAGAGATGTATACGAACTCGATCCTAAAGATGTTATCAAAGAAGAAATTGCTAAAGGAAAACTCATCATGGAAACCGCTGACGGGGAAAAAGGTTTCAAAATTGATGAATTAGAAGAACAAGGTATGGGTAGAAGAGAAAACTGTCAAAGATGTAATCTCAAAATACCTTCCAACGCTGACTTAGCTTTAGGTAACTGGGGAGTTATCGGCGAATTAGCTGGAAAAGCTACTTTCGTAGAAGTATTCTCCGATGCTGGTGCTGAAGTATTAGACAAAGTAATTGAAGCTGGTTTAATTGAAACCGCTGAACCAATCGAAAAAGGTGTCAAAATCAGAGAAAACATTAACAACTTCATGTTAAAAGAATCTCAAGCTAAAAAAGATGTTGACTATGCAGGTACTACCGGAGACATTATCGACGTATTCTACCAATACGAAGATGAATTCTCCAAATGTATGAAATGTTACGGCTGTCGTGAAGCATGTCCATTATGTTTCTGTGAAGACTGCTGTCTTGAAGCTGAAGGTCCTGAATGGGTACCTGGTGGATACAAAGTATGGAGTACTGTAAACAACAAAGTAAGAGAAATCTACGGATACATCCCTGGTATGGGCAGTGACGACCCACTTCCATTCACAGACCACGTATCCAAAGCTAAATGGTTATAATTGGGATTTTCCTTTTTATACCAATTTTTTCTTTTTTTTATTTAATCACTGTTATTGAGCTTTATTTTTTAAAATTCCTAGTTTTCAGTTACTTTTTAGCTCTATTTTTCATACAAACTTTTAAATAAAAATAATATTATAGTAATAGTATATTACAAAAGAATAAGTGAAAAAATGTTATCTTATATTTTAAAAGAAAAAGGAAATCTTAAAAAAGCATATAAAATGTATAAAGCTTCAAAAAAAATTAACCAGTTAGATTTATTTGATCCTAATTTTTATTTAAAAAACAATCCTGATGTTAAGGATGCTAATGAAAATCCTCTTCATCACTATCTCTATCACGGATATAAGGAAGGCAGACAGCCTGGAAAACTTTTCGATAATAATTTTTATTTAAAACACAATGCTGATGTTAAGAAATCAGGTGAAAATCCATTGGTACATTATGTGCTGCACGGAAGAAGGGAAGGAAGGCAGCCAAACAATGACAAATTTAAATTGAATGCTGAGATTAGACGTCTAAAAAAGCAAAATCAAAATCAGTATAAAATTTTGGATTCCTATAACCAATTATTCAATGATTTGTATATTTTCCATGAAACCACACCAAAAAGTGCTCTGAAGGATATGCAGGATTTATGCATGGAACTGATGATATTTCTAGACAAAATATGTCAGAAATATGACATTGAATATTGGCTGGATTATGGCAGTTTGCTTGGACCTGTCCGTCACGGAGGTTTCCTGCCTTGGGATGATGATTTTGATTTGGGTATGCTTAAACATAACTTCGATAAATTGCTTAAGTATACAAGAAAAGAGATTAAGGAGAATAATCTTGAAGATTATCTCATAATAAAGGATATGAAAAAATATGATAATACAGTAACAGGTTTTATCCAGCTCATATCTCAAAGTCCTAAGTTGCCTAACATGCTTGCATGCGTTGACATTCTTCCATATGAATATTTAAAAAATGATGATAACCTGGAAAAAGAGGAATTGAAAAATAGAATTTCTGACCAAGTCGAAAAAACTCAAAAAGAATTTTTAGAAAAGGAATATTTCAAAATCAACCCTGTTGAGGCCAATGAAAAACTTAATGAAATTGTAGGCATTGTTGACCATGAAGATGAATATATTATTCCGTCAGCTATAAACTTAAGGCCAGGCAGAATCAGAATCTATAAAAAAGAAGAAATTTTTCCTCTGCAAAAGGTTAAATTTGATGACCAGTATTTCCTGGGTGCAAGGGATCCAAAATCTTA containing:
- the fdhD gene encoding formate dehydrogenase accessory sulfurtransferase FdhD encodes the protein MKVETIEAINYKNGKAKEVEEKVVLDETITLTINNDISRSLSAIEDSLEEFAVGYLLNENMVKTLDDIKKIEVDGSQINVEIDDTLLKTNETVLCSDSAGGWRSKIKHVNPVESDFQVSVSELIDRIEELKNNAEIWQATGGTHVAGIVYKDQFIVKEDVSRHVAVDKVIGYGLLNDFDLTHSYVIYSGRMPADMVIKMTRAGVPILASNAAPANSGYNIAKKGNITLVGFLRGQRCNIYNNQNRVIFD
- a CDS encoding LysR family transcriptional regulator, which codes for MKFHSKGLISLDINGEIYSYKLYQSLESLSKTKSQRQSAKELNISHTVFNRRLLKAEEKLGFKITEKVGNGTILTRDGLDLLEEFQKYIIKIETTNNLNIAGGHISSGLLESIKHPFNTNIYSSSDKDAFELARRGAVDILTLDDPLIAYERDIDFTPIAYDYLVLISSPNCEEIKNISDLRNLDFVNVTGSAQRLAWNTLKHYDIEYNIKYKLTSQFDAFKLVRNSENLHCFLNASYFKGNEILKFDTRHVISLIKVNEDKSEVDEFIDFILNEGQESIKNQGFIPI
- the hxlB gene encoding 6-phospho-3-hexuloisomerase — protein: MEIMKDSIQAILNNIENAVEYLDEETIEEFENVIISAKNVFVTGAGRSGLAAKAFAMRLMHLGISAYVVGETISPAIYEKDCIIAISGSGETNTIVSAANIAKSRGAKVLAVTSYPDSTLGQLADGYLFVKGRTKQEVDDENYMKRQIHGNYTSLTPLGTAFELTTLVFLDAVVSELMDKMHQTESDLKNRHAVME
- a CDS encoding phosphorylcholine transferase LicD gives rise to the protein MLSYILKEKGNLKKAYKMYKASKKINQLDLFDPNFYLKNNPDVKDANENPLHHYLYHGYKEGRQPGKLFDNNFYLKHNADVKKSGENPLVHYVLHGRREGRQPNNDKFKLNAEIRRLKKQNQNQYKILDSYNQLFNDLYIFHETTPKSALKDMQDLCMELMIFLDKICQKYDIEYWLDYGSLLGPVRHGGFLPWDDDFDLGMLKHNFDKLLKYTRKEIKENNLEDYLIIKDMKKYDNTVTGFIQLISQSPKLPNMLACVDILPYEYLKNDDNLEKEELKNRISDQVEKTQKEFLEKEYFKINPVEANEKLNEIVGIVDHEDEYIIPSAINLRPGRIRIYKKEEIFPLQKVKFDDQYFLGARDPKSYLAMSYGEDFMKMPKNIKIHTRIHTLMKKDVDLHALFVEEIERIREVNEKLN
- a CDS encoding carbohydrate kinase family protein → MAKNRDLLAIGHSAHDYIIRVPEFPKANFSAPITNMKTFNGGAAANVACVGANLGLKTSLVSAVGGDFKKSEYFEHMQNLGIDTDSLIIVPGEATPTAFVLTDDNDDQISYFYWGAAREFAESKVPSSAIKNAQAIHLATGDPDFNWKCSEEAKNEDLLVSFDPGQDLGMYDTKKLIDVLENTTILFCNHHEIERILDALELDLNGLRELGPKIIVKTCGAQGSEIYSNEEKIKIDAIKTEAVDPTGAGDSYRAGFLSRFLNGASLEESAKFASAVSSFIIEQQGCQTNMPSFDDAFERMNGFY
- a CDS encoding Coenzyme F420 hydrogenase/dehydrogenase, beta subunit C-terminal domain, yielding MSAKINDMYYAYSAIDDIKEKGEYGGVVTTIMKYLLEEGIVDGVVGVTQGHDIYDGVPTLVTDPADVIKTAGSIHCGTLNIAKFVSKYLDGARDMKLAVACKPCDAMTIRELMKKGKIIEDNVIMIGVNCGGTMSPVPTMNMIRDVYELDPKDVIKEEIAKGKLIMETADGEKGFKIDELEEQGMGRRENCQRCNLKIPSNADLALGNWGVIGELAGKATFVEVFSDAGAEVLDKVIEAGLIETAEPIEKGVKIRENINNFMLKESQAKKDVDYAGTTGDIIDVFYQYEDEFSKCMKCYGCREACPLCFCEDCCLEAEGPEWVPGGYKVWSTVNNKVREIYGYIPGMGSDDPLPFTDHVSKAKWL
- a CDS encoding formate/nitrite transporter family protein; the protein is MSSSFKSPVDTAKAISGTAGAKNSANIVNVILLSFLAGAYIAFGGLLAIVASAGMLKAGAPMGLEKFVFGAVFPVGLIIVVIAGSELFTGNVMFMTLGLLDGNASAGGLAKNWVISWIFNFVGALFVAYVLAFMGGIVPADPSNAIAAKAIAVSEAKVKLSFTAALIRGIGCNWLVCLAVWLANASDDVIGKIVGIWFPIMAFVCIGFEHSVANMFFIPLGMFLGAEGVNWSSIIIGNLVPVTLGNIIGGAIFVACIYWYTYLKG